Proteins from a single region of Oncorhynchus keta strain PuntledgeMale-10-30-2019 chromosome 20, Oket_V2, whole genome shotgun sequence:
- the med30 gene encoding mediator of RNA polymerase II transcription subunit 30: MTTPPIVAFAGQQAQAARDVNTASLCRIGQETVQDIVLRTMEIFQLLRNMQLPNGVTYHPSTHQDRLGKLQEHLRMLSVLFRKLRLVYDKCNENCTGLDPVPPEQLIPYVEDDSSKHDERLASQARPATEERREILEVNKKLKQKNQQLKQIMDQLRNLIWEINSMLAVRS; encoded by the exons atgaccacccctcccataGTGGCGTTCGCCGGGCAGCAGGCTCAGGCTGCCCGTGATGTCAACACGGCGTCGCTCTGTCGCATTGGCCAGGAGACGGTGCAGGATATCGTCTTACGCACCATGGAGATCTTCCAGCTGTTGAGGAACATGCAG CTGCCAAATGGAGTGACGTACCACCCCAGCACCCACCAGGACAGGCTGGGCAAACTGCAGGAGCACCTGCGTATGCTCTCTGTACTCTTCCGCAAGCTGCGCCTCGTCTACGACAAATGTAACGAAAACTGCACCGGTCTGGACCCCGTACCCCCAGAG CAACTCATCCCCTACGTGGAGGACGACAGCTCCAAACACGATGAGCGCTTGGCCAGCCAGGCCCGCCCggcaacagaggagaggagagaaatccTGGAGGTTAACAAG AAGCTCAAACAGAAGAACCAACAGCTGAAGCAGATAATGGACCAGCTCAGAAACCTCATCTGGGAGATAAACTCCATGCTGGCTGTTAGGAGTTGA